Below is a genomic region from Methanobacterium sp..
CCTTAAATAATTTATTTTAGTATACTTTCTTAACATGAATTTTTAAATTGATTAACTTAGTTTTGTGAGTTAAATTAGATTAATATTATAATATGATGTTATAAATATACATACAAAAAGCTTTGCACGGGGTAGTCATGAGCGATGATATCATTTTAAAGTTCACCAATGCCAACATTTTGATAAACGATAAAGCATATGAACGCATAATAACTCAAGAAAATTCAATTAAATTCACAGAATCATTAATAGAAGATATAGTGTACTCAAATCAGAATATAATTGTTTTAACTGAAGAAATTCTGGATCAATACCTGGAAAAAAATGGTTTAAAAGAAGAAATAAATAACGAAATTATCCCAGAGAATGTGGATATAAACCCCCCTGTTTCCCAGAGTAAATTCCAAACTGGAATGCCCTTTGATTTTCACGTGATTCAGGACACCACTAAGAAATCATATACAAGCGGGGAAGTTAAGGACTTTATTACTTATTTTAACAGCAGATATGAACAATTACGTAATATTTTAAATAAAAGAAGGGAATTAAAGGATCACCGCCCTATTAATAGAATAGGAAAGAGTGAAGAGGTCATCAAAATAATAGGAATGGTAAATGACATCAAAAACACCAAAAACAGCCATAAAATAATAGAATTAGAGGATGAGACTGGAAGTACTAGTGTTCTTGTACATAACGAAAGCGGTCAACTCTATGAAAAAGCTGAGAAAATTGTAAGAGATGAAGTTATTGGTATAATTGGAAGTAAAAAAGGAACATTAGTAATAGCCTCAGATATTATACAGCCAGGAGTTCCAAGAATCGCTGAAAAACCCATGGATTTTGGAGCAGTTTTTATTTCTGATGTCCACATAGGTAGTTCTACTTTTCTTGAAGATGCATTTAATAGATTCATAAAATGGATAAACGGAGATTTTGGTGATGATAACCAGCAAGAAATCGCTAACGATGTTAAATATCTAGTTTTAGGCGGAGATACAGTTGATGGAATTGGTATATACCCCAACCAGGAAAAAGAGCTCACTATAAAAGATATTTATGAACAGTACGACGAAGCTGCAAGACTTCTTGGAGATATCCGAAGTGACATTAAAATAGTAATATCCCCCGGAAACCACGATGCAGTAAGATTAGCCGAACCACAACCTGCCCTTCCAGAAACATACGCCAAGTCCCTTTACGAGCTTAAAAATGCAGAATTTGTAAGTAATCCCGGAGTTGTAAGTTTAGATGGGATTAATACACTTATATATCATGGAAGAAGCTTCGATGATATGGCGATGTCTGTCAAAGGGTTTTCCCACCAGCGGACAGATTTGGTAATGACTGAACTTATAGAAAAAAGGCATTTAGCACCCATATATGGGGAAAGAACCCCTCTTGCATCGGAATATGAAGATCATCTCGTCATAAAAGAAGTTCCAGATATATTCCATACAGGGCATGTGCATATTAATGCATATAAACGGCATAAAGGTATCCACCTGATAAATTCAGGAACCTTCCAGTCCCAGACAGAGTTTCAGAAAATTTACAACATCGTGCCAACATGTGCAGAAGTCCCAGTGATACATAGAGGCTCATTTAAACTCTTAAAATTTGCTTAAATGTGAAATAGTTTCACATAAATTTATTATTTTCATGATTAAATCTTTAAAAATAGCTACTTAATAAATTATAAATAAAAAGACATTACATCAAGTGATTTAAATGGATAAAAACCTAATTATAAAAGGATTAGTTGATACTTCACATTATGTTTACAAAAAAGGCCTTGTACCCGGAAAATCTGGAAATATAAGCTGTAGATTTTATGAAGAAGGAATATCAAAAATTGCAATTACAAGAAGCGGTATTGCCAAAAGAAACGTAGAAGCAGATGATATTATCATAATAGATATGGATGGAAATGTACTTGAGGGAGATAAAAAACCATCTATGGAAACTTTTCTGCATCTTGGAATCTACAGGGAAAGAGATGACATAAACAGTATTGTACATTCACATTCGCCATTTGCAACTGGTTTTTCAATGTCAGGTAAAAAATTAAAAAGATTAGAAGGATTTGGACCCATTGAAACTCCTTATATCCCATATGTGAAGTATGCAGCACCCGGAAGCGAAGAACTTGCTAAAGACACTGCTTTCATGATGAAAGACAACGATGCAGTGGTACTGAAAAACCATGGAACAGTTGCTGCAGGTGTCAATCTTGATGAAGCAACTCTTCTTGCTGAATTTATAGAAGATATTGCTAAAATACAGTATATCGCACACACTTTAAGCTTAAATTCTGATACATCAGTCTAATTTTAAAATTAATTCAATAATTTTTTCATTTTAAATTATTAAAAATGAGGCAGAGAACGGAGAAAGTTCTCTGCCATGTGGAGTTAATTAAGTCATGTTTTTTTTGTTTGGTATGGAATTCGCTTTCAACCTAGATATCCTATCTTTCGTAGTAATGACGGGTGAATCTGTGATATACAATAGTTAGGATCTAGAATATTGTTTCAAGCTCATTTCCCAATATCATACATACATTACCTAATTCTTCTAGCGTTGCCTGTACTACTCCACACAAACCATTAACAATGGTTACAATTAGGGGTTCACAATTGGTGGATACATTTGTACTTATCTGCGATGTATCTTCAGATAATGGAACATCTGATGAGTCAATTACAGTAGAATTACCATTATCTAATTCATTTACACCCTCATCTTGACTCTCATTTAATTGATCTATATCATATGGGCCATCATATCCAAATTCAATGTTTAATTCAGCGAACATGTAATATCCGTCTCCATCAAACTGATCATTTGCGTTTAACTCATCAAAATTATCATTTTCATATGACGGACTTGATACATCACCCAGATAATCAGTGCCTTCATCAACAGTATCTAATACTTCCAACAAATCATTACCTGTATCATCAAATTCATCCATACTTGCGGAGTCATCCATATTACTGTCATCTAGTTCATCAATGTGCTCAATATCTTCACCTGGCGCATTAAATGAACTAACGGTGTAATCATTAGTTTCATCTGACTGATCATCTGATGTATCTTCTAAATCTGATTGATCCACCACCATGTAATTACCAATATAGTTACCATCATCGTCATATCCATCAATATAACCACTATCTCCATCTGCTGGATCTGATACAGCAAAGGAAGTTACATCATCATTAGAGGATTCTGTTACCTCAGCTACATTTTTAATATTACTATTGATTTGTTTAACTGCTTTAGAAGTGGCAGTTTGTTGATCTGCAGGGGAATTTGCTGCAAATGCTGGTGTCACTCCAATCATTAAGATTACAAGAAAAATTACCATCCATAATTTCATACCATCACATCCAATTATAACAATTCATGATTTTGATTAATAAGTTTCATAGTATATAATCTTAACTATTTTAACGGCGTATTAACGGCTATTAATTGTTCTATTAAGGCAATATTGCTCTTAAGTGACAAATAAGATTTATATAAGATCATTTTACAAAATTAATATTACTATAACTGAATAGATAGAAACAAAGTCATATTATCCAAAATTCGAATTAAATATACTGACAAATAGCAAATAAAGTCTAAAATTTGGACTAAATATACGAAAGTAGAATAAACCTAAATTGGACTAAATATTTGACAGGAATTAGTGAAATAAAGTCCAAGTCTCAGACTAAAAACAGTGAAATAAAGTCCAAATTTCAGACTAAATACTAACAAAAACAGTAGAATAAAATCCAAGTCTCAGACCAAATATACTGACAAATAGCAAATAAAGTCCAAATTTTGGACTTAAATTTAGAGAAAATAATTAATTTACATAATGCCTTCTAAAAACCTTAATTTATTTTCAACTTTACACTATTATTCAAAGAAGCATATTATCTCAAATTAGATTAAGTTAATTAATTTATTTTCAACTTTACAATATTATTCAAAAAAGCATATTATCTCAAATTAGATTAAGTTAATTAATTTATTTTCAACTTTACAATATTATTCAAAAAAGCATATTATCTCAAATTAAAATTATTAAATTAATTACAGATCTACAATGTTTAAAAGATAAATAATTCACTTAAACTAGAAATTAAAAGTTAGATATGATATAGATCTAAAAAAGAAAGTTTTGAGAAAATATCAGCTAAAAATAACCTTAAGTTACCTATGCTGACATCAATCAAAAGTAGCTAAATTAAGTTAATATTTATTTAAAATTAAATTCAGTCTCTAACAGACTCTAGTTCGCTTAAAATATTCCATATAAGGGTTCTCGCATGTATTGGGATGTTTGGATCATTACTAATTTCATCAAGTATTGAAATTACAGTACTTGCACGAACAGTAGGCTCTTCCGCATCTTTTGCCAATATATCCTTAGATTCCTCTGCTGCCCTCCTAATATTTCTAGGAACGCTTGTATCTTCCATTATATGTTGTAATATCTGATTAACACGATCAAATGCCTCTTCATTCATAATGTGACCTCCATAATATTTTTAGATAAAAGAATTCATAAAATAATCTAACTATTATTTTTTATATTTGATAAGCTAAAAACCTTTTGGTATTTCCATAATTCACTTATTTTTATTTGAATTTAAAAAATTTAAGATTTCATCCATGAACTTCATATCAAAGGTAATATAACCTGCTTTATCATTACATAACTTTAATTTTTTAGCCGTTAGAAACCACAGCAATAGATATAGTAACGCCATTAAATGACGTTTTCTTCAATACAAGTCTAGAATTCTTTCCAGCTGCTATTAACGCAACTGGCTCACAAACTCCATAAATACCAAATTTTTTCTTAACAAATGATGATTTTGAATATCCATCATAGTTAAAATTTTTTAATTTATCTAAAGGAACTATTTCAAGGGGCATGTTAAATTCAGAAACTGCTTCAATTATTCCCTTCTCATTCCTTTTCATTTCACCTGTTGAAATCACATCAATTCTTGCAACTGGTAATTTAAGAGTACTCATTGCACTTGTAATTGCACCTTCAACCTTTTGTTTTGAAATGTCCCTTCGTGCACCTACACCAACCACGAATTTTTTAGGTTTTAAAATAATTTCAGTATCTTCAAATAATACTTTTAAATTATTTTCACCAGATTCAACCAAATTGTAAGAAGATTTAACCTGAGGATCATCTGAAATAAAGCTAAGCCTTAACGGAACAAATAGTTCAGGAAATTCATCTCTGACTAAAGCAGAATTTATACTTTTTATTCCTCCCTGATTTTTAATATCCAGATAATATTTTTTTGCAAGTGAATCTATCCCTAATTTACCATGTACATCTGTAGCTGTTGTTATAACCGGGTCTGCGCAGGTAATTTCTGCAATTTTCTTTGTAATTTCATTGGCACCACCAAAATGACCTGAAAGTAAGCTTATAACATGTTTTCCAGCGTCGTCCATGACCAGGACTGCAGGATCTTCCAGTTTACTTTCAAGTAATCCGCAAATATTTCTTACCATAATTCCAGATGCCATTATGCCAATTATACAGTCATATTTGCTGAATACAGATTGTAATGTCTTTTTAACGTTTTTGTGGAATATATCAACGCCGGTTATTGTAGGATCCTCTGCAAGATTTTCCAGGATTTTAGATGCAAGATCCTGAGAATCCTTGGTTATGGTGATTATTGCAATTTTCAAAGAAAAAATCTCCATTATACTTCAATTAGAATGTAACTTCTAAACAAATACCATATATAAAATAAGTTTTCTACATTAAAATACTGTTTGGTATAGAGTAACATCATACCACTTTAAAATTTCATAATATACTCAATTTTGGCATTTAAATGGCAGTTTAATTTAATTATAGCACTTTTTAATTTAAGTTTTTAAAAAGGCGAAAAAATTTAACTGATATTAAAGAAAATAAATACATCTCGATAAATTTGATGAACTTATTGAGGTTAATAGTGAAAGCTAAGAACTATTTAGAAAAAGCGGCTGAATATCAGCTAGAAGTGAGTAAGCTGTTATGAATCGTGTCTTCAAGGACATAACCCATCTAATTTTTTTAA
It encodes:
- a CDS encoding DNA-directed DNA polymerase II small subunit, producing the protein MSDDIILKFTNANILINDKAYERIITQENSIKFTESLIEDIVYSNQNIIVLTEEILDQYLEKNGLKEEINNEIIPENVDINPPVSQSKFQTGMPFDFHVIQDTTKKSYTSGEVKDFITYFNSRYEQLRNILNKRRELKDHRPINRIGKSEEVIKIIGMVNDIKNTKNSHKIIELEDETGSTSVLVHNESGQLYEKAEKIVRDEVIGIIGSKKGTLVIASDIIQPGVPRIAEKPMDFGAVFISDVHIGSSTFLEDAFNRFIKWINGDFGDDNQQEIANDVKYLVLGGDTVDGIGIYPNQEKELTIKDIYEQYDEAARLLGDIRSDIKIVISPGNHDAVRLAEPQPALPETYAKSLYELKNAEFVSNPGVVSLDGINTLIYHGRSFDDMAMSVKGFSHQRTDLVMTELIEKRHLAPIYGERTPLASEYEDHLVIKEVPDIFHTGHVHINAYKRHKGIHLINSGTFQSQTEFQKIYNIVPTCAEVPVIHRGSFKLLKFA
- a CDS encoding class II aldolase/adducin family protein; this translates as MDKNLIIKGLVDTSHYVYKKGLVPGKSGNISCRFYEEGISKIAITRSGIAKRNVEADDIIIIDMDGNVLEGDKKPSMETFLHLGIYRERDDINSIVHSHSPFATGFSMSGKKLKRLEGFGPIETPYIPYVKYAAPGSEELAKDTAFMMKDNDAVVLKNHGTVAAGVNLDEATLLAEFIEDIAKIQYIAHTLSLNSDTSV
- a CDS encoding UPF0147 family protein encodes the protein MNEEAFDRVNQILQHIMEDTSVPRNIRRAAEESKDILAKDAEEPTVRASTVISILDEISNDPNIPIHARTLIWNILSELESVRD
- a CDS encoding cobalt-precorrin 5A hydrolase: MKIAIITITKDSQDLASKILENLAEDPTITGVDIFHKNVKKTLQSVFSKYDCIIGIMASGIMVRNICGLLESKLEDPAVLVMDDAGKHVISLLSGHFGGANEITKKIAEITCADPVITTATDVHGKLGIDSLAKKYYLDIKNQGGIKSINSALVRDEFPELFVPLRLSFISDDPQVKSSYNLVESGENNLKVLFEDTEIILKPKKFVVGVGARRDISKQKVEGAITSAMSTLKLPVARIDVISTGEMKRNEKGIIEAVSEFNMPLEIVPLDKLKNFNYDGYSKSSFVKKKFGIYGVCEPVALIAAGKNSRLVLKKTSFNGVTISIAVVSNG